From the Plodia interpunctella isolate USDA-ARS_2022_Savannah chromosome 5, ilPloInte3.2, whole genome shotgun sequence genome, one window contains:
- the LOC128670014 gene encoding thialysine N-epsilon-acetyltransferase-like: MASSGAEAGREAKVHVRPARPEDMARVHSLIHELAAYENVPDGPKLSVQDLITDGFECSSPWFSVLIAESAGEVVGYLMWNRAYSSWTRRALYVEDLYVLPAARRAGVGMRLMRALCELGLAAGVHRIDWHVLEQNASARRFYDKLGARDLRVTEGRLMLRLDRHRIEAVAQQQL; encoded by the exons ATGGCGTCAAGCGGAGCTGAGGCGGGCAGAGAAGCGAAGGTGCACGTGCGTCCGGCGCGCCCCGAGGATATGGCCCGTGTGCATTCCTTGATACAC GAACTTGCGGCTTACGAGAACGTTCCAGATGGACCCAAACTCTCAGTCCAAG ATCTGATCACAGACGGGTTCGAGTGTTCGTCGCCGTGGTTCTCCGTTCTGATCGCGGAGTCAGCGGGCGAGGTGGTGGGCTACCTGATGTGGAACCGGGCGTACTCCAGCTGGACGCGGCGCGCGCTATATGTGGAGGACCTGTATGTGCTGCCGGCGGCGCGGCGTGCCGGCGTCGGCATGCGGCTGATGCGGGCGCTCTGTGAG CTGGGGCTGGCGGCAGGCGTGCACCGGATCGACTGGCACGTGCTGGAGCAGAACGCGAGCGCGCGCCGCTTCTACGACAAGCTGGGCGCGCGCGACCTGCGCGTCACCGAGGGCCGGCTCATGCTGCGCCTCGACAGACATCGCATCGAGGCCGTCGCTCAACAGCAGCTGTAA